A genomic region of candidate division KSB1 bacterium contains the following coding sequences:
- a CDS encoding DMT family transporter, translated as MKQARWLLFSLVTVSFWGVWGALIEIPEKAGFPATLGYSVWALTMIPPAIVALKLIDWKLERDSKSVFLGSAVGFLGAGGQLILFQALRTGPAYLVFPIIALSPVVTILLAYWLLHERATRRGWFGIVLAVVAMVLLSYQSPTDSAASGYLWIVLAFLVFLAWGMQAYVIRFANRTMKAESIFFYMMLTGILLIPVALLMTDFADPINWGFTGPVLAAMIQLLNSVGALCLVYAFRYGKAIIVSPLVNAGAPLITTVISLAIYGVIPSPITAAGMIAAIASAYLMSIEPELVEA; from the coding sequence ATGAAACAGGCTCGGTGGCTGCTCTTCTCGCTCGTAACGGTGAGTTTTTGGGGAGTTTGGGGCGCACTCATTGAGATTCCAGAAAAGGCTGGCTTTCCTGCAACACTTGGCTACTCGGTATGGGCCCTAACCATGATACCACCTGCCATTGTGGCTCTGAAACTCATCGATTGGAAATTGGAGCGTGACTCGAAGTCGGTTTTTCTAGGGTCCGCGGTGGGGTTCCTGGGAGCTGGTGGGCAGCTGATACTGTTTCAAGCACTTCGTACGGGACCGGCCTATTTGGTGTTTCCTATCATCGCGCTCTCGCCCGTTGTTACAATTCTGCTCGCGTACTGGTTGCTGCACGAACGTGCTACTCGCAGGGGCTGGTTCGGAATCGTACTAGCGGTGGTAGCTATGGTTCTGCTTTCGTACCAGTCTCCTACAGATTCAGCGGCTTCGGGGTACCTATGGATTGTATTGGCCTTCTTGGTATTTCTGGCTTGGGGTATGCAAGCGTACGTCATTCGATTTGCGAACCGTACCATGAAGGCAGAGAGCATTTTCTTCTATATGATGCTTACGGGCATATTGCTCATTCCGGTAGCCCTTCTCATGACGGATTTCGCAGATCCTATCAACTGGGGATTCACGGGACCGGTTTTGGCAGCCATGATTCAATTGTTGAATTCCGTTGGGGCACTTTGTCTCGTATACGCTTTCCGATACGGCAAGGCGATCATCGTTAGCCCCTTGGTGAACGCTGGCGCTCCGTTAATAACGACTGTGATCTCCCTCGCGATTTACGGTGTGATTCCCTCCCCGATCACAGCGGCGGGAATGATTGCAGCCATCGCTTCTGCCTATCTGATGTCCATTGAGCCGGAGCTCGTTGAGGCCTAA
- a CDS encoding sugar kinase: protein MKKFDAVIIGELNIDLVLWGVPLPEYEKEKLAQDMRFTMGSSSAITAYNLAALGTRVAFIGKAGADTFGDFMVRELSKGGVDTSAVIRDKTLKTGATIVLANPPKKALLTYLGAMAYLTIEDIDWDVVREARHLHVGGFFLQTGLRKDVGRIFARAREMGLTTSLDTNWDPDEQWGDDLREALRFTDIFLPNEEEAVQIAQTSTVEEALERLGEIVPVVVIKQGKKGASLRAGDTRLFSPGFEVEVVETTGAGDSFNAGFLHQYLKGKSWEECLRFGNLCGALAVTAMGGTGAFADKDQIKLRMEAILGRA from the coding sequence ATGAAGAAATTCGATGCTGTCATCATCGGGGAATTGAACATCGACCTCGTTCTCTGGGGCGTGCCGCTGCCAGAGTACGAAAAAGAGAAGCTGGCGCAAGACATGCGCTTTACCATGGGCAGCTCCTCTGCCATCACCGCTTATAATTTGGCCGCTTTAGGAACACGGGTCGCCTTTATAGGGAAGGCGGGTGCTGACACCTTCGGCGATTTCATGGTGAGGGAATTGTCCAAAGGAGGGGTCGACACCAGCGCTGTAATCCGAGACAAGACCCTCAAAACGGGCGCAACGATTGTCCTGGCCAATCCGCCCAAGAAAGCACTCCTAACCTACCTGGGCGCGATGGCCTACCTGACCATCGAGGATATCGACTGGGATGTCGTGAGAGAAGCCCGTCACCTGCACGTTGGCGGCTTTTTCCTTCAGACCGGTCTCCGGAAGGACGTGGGCCGGATCTTCGCCCGAGCGCGGGAGATGGGTCTCACCACCTCCCTCGACACAAACTGGGATCCGGACGAGCAATGGGGTGACGATCTCCGCGAGGCGCTGCGGTTTACGGATATCTTTCTGCCGAATGAAGAGGAGGCCGTGCAGATTGCCCAGACCAGCACGGTAGAGGAGGCGCTGGAACGTTTGGGAGAAATAGTGCCGGTTGTGGTCATCAAGCAGGGGAAAAAGGGCGCAAGCCTGAGAGCCGGAGATACGCGTCTTTTCAGCCCAGGTTTCGAGGTCGAAGTGGTGGAGACGACGGGGGCTGGAGATAGCTTCAACGCTGGATTCCTGCACCAGTACCTGAAGGGCAAATCGTGGGAAGAGTGCCTGCGGTTTGGAAATCTGTGCGGTGCGCTGGCGGTGACTGCAATGGGAGGTACAGGGGCCTTCGCGGATAAGGACCAGATAAAGTTGCGCATGGAGGCGATTCTTGGCAGGGCCTGA
- a CDS encoding GWxTD domain-containing protein: protein MEDLDIQIRIDRPELAEPTCFRERKRLEIPAFSSESGEYYYLDMKGFVVDSGEVALYMSMSDSARGRSGVVNQEFKVRYFGEELTLSDVLFVSQIRRAGEPSNLMRHGYLMIPAVARSFEVTGDSTWAWIYFEVNNLGKPSDRSTAYDVRLWVTDLTGRKSFEKTERGNNAKSRDIARVEKIPLHGMPSGVYRLDLEIEEAATHRTVRTGAYFSVWNPRLGESDLLPMEAGDEREYYDQIKYIATEDELRLFESLDRQAKQKFILWFFEVRDPDPRTPENEFLIEHLRRIAYCKAHFAGGVNSDMGRIYIKYGPPLEIQRWFSSTEYSKPVEIWTYAIRGRTEFVFVDRNGDGRYVLVHSSHPDEFANPEWEAELRR from the coding sequence GTGGAAGACCTCGATATACAGATCCGGATCGACAGGCCTGAACTGGCTGAACCAACTTGTTTCCGCGAAAGGAAAAGGCTGGAAATTCCGGCGTTTTCGAGCGAATCCGGGGAGTACTACTACCTCGATATGAAGGGCTTTGTGGTCGATTCGGGTGAGGTAGCGCTTTACATGTCCATGTCGGACAGTGCGCGAGGGCGCTCCGGCGTGGTGAACCAAGAGTTCAAGGTACGGTACTTTGGCGAGGAGCTTACACTGAGCGATGTGCTTTTTGTCTCGCAGATCAGGAGAGCAGGAGAACCCAGCAATCTAATGCGTCACGGATACCTGATGATTCCAGCGGTGGCCAGGTCCTTTGAGGTCACGGGAGACTCAACTTGGGCTTGGATCTATTTCGAAGTCAATAATCTCGGCAAGCCATCCGATCGGTCAACAGCGTACGATGTGCGTCTTTGGGTCACGGATTTGACGGGGCGGAAGAGCTTTGAGAAGACGGAGCGCGGCAACAACGCCAAATCAAGGGACATTGCACGCGTCGAGAAGATTCCGCTGCACGGGATGCCGAGCGGTGTCTATCGTTTGGACTTGGAAATTGAGGAGGCTGCGACTCATCGTACAGTCAGAACAGGGGCGTACTTCTCCGTCTGGAATCCCCGACTCGGCGAAAGCGATTTGTTACCGATGGAAGCGGGAGACGAGAGAGAGTATTACGACCAAATCAAATACATCGCGACGGAGGACGAACTGCGACTCTTTGAGAGTCTCGATCGGCAAGCAAAGCAAAAGTTTATTCTCTGGTTCTTTGAGGTCCGTGATCCAGACCCTCGTACTCCGGAAAACGAATTCCTGATTGAGCACTTGCGTCGCATAGCGTACTGTAAGGCTCACTTCGCGGGAGGAGTGAATTCCGACATGGGAAGAATCTATATCAAATACGGTCCTCCTCTCGAAATCCAGCGATGGTTTTCTTCCACCGAATATTCGAAGCCTGTTGAAATCTGGACGTATGCCATCCGGGGGAGAACAGAATTCGTCTTTGTTGATCGGAATGGGGATGGCCGTTACGTGCTGGTCCATTCGAGCCATCCGGATGAGTTTGCTAACCCGGAATGGGAAGCTGAACTAAGGAGGTGA
- a CDS encoding D-tagatose-bisphosphate aldolase, class II, non-catalytic subunit, whose product MAGPDPLREIVGMHKGGKAVGIYAVCSAHPFVLEAAVQQAVADGSFLLVESTSNQVDQFGGYTGMTPAHFAAFVRDVAERYGLPHERVILGGDHLGPNVWRNQPADRAMRLAKDQIRAYVHAGYRKIHLDTTMRCADDPGSPDEPLDPEIVARRSAELCNVAEEAALSAGGDGLPPVYVVGTEVPPPGGATGQTHAVEPTRLESLKQTVEVTRKAFLDRKLEAAWKRVVAVVVQPGIEFSDMNVIDYDRQKVTALKEFIAADPQLVFEAHSTDYQTTRKLREMVEDHFVILKVGPALTFAFREAVFALEAIEKEWVGRRKGETLSDLANTVTHVMLENPKHWEKYYRRDEEFQRLSLTYSYSDRIRYYWSHPDVQRSLRILMDNLTTHPAPLNLISYFLPNQYRAIREGVISNNPRDIIHHKIREVLERYSEATRTATVYCT is encoded by the coding sequence TTGGCAGGGCCTGACCCTCTGCGCGAAATCGTCGGAATGCACAAGGGTGGCAAGGCCGTCGGCATATACGCCGTGTGTTCCGCTCATCCCTTTGTCTTGGAAGCGGCCGTGCAGCAAGCCGTGGCGGACGGTTCGTTCTTGCTGGTTGAGTCGACTTCCAACCAGGTGGATCAGTTCGGCGGTTATACGGGTATGACACCGGCGCATTTCGCGGCGTTCGTGAGGGATGTTGCTGAGCGCTATGGGCTGCCCCACGAGCGAGTGATTCTGGGGGGAGACCATCTGGGACCGAATGTGTGGAGAAACCAGCCAGCCGATCGTGCGATGCGTCTCGCCAAAGACCAAATCCGGGCATACGTGCACGCCGGCTACCGTAAGATCCACCTGGACACAACGATGCGATGTGCAGACGACCCCGGGAGCCCGGACGAACCACTCGACCCGGAGATTGTCGCCCGAAGATCGGCTGAATTGTGCAACGTGGCCGAGGAAGCTGCCCTATCGGCCGGCGGCGATGGATTGCCGCCTGTGTACGTCGTCGGGACGGAGGTACCACCTCCGGGAGGGGCCACAGGCCAGACGCACGCCGTTGAGCCCACTCGTCTGGAGAGTCTGAAACAAACGGTCGAGGTTACTCGGAAGGCCTTTCTCGACCGGAAACTCGAGGCGGCTTGGAAAAGAGTGGTGGCGGTGGTGGTACAGCCGGGTATCGAATTTTCAGACATGAACGTCATTGACTATGATCGCCAGAAAGTAACAGCGCTTAAGGAGTTTATCGCCGCCGATCCGCAGTTGGTGTTCGAAGCTCACTCCACGGACTACCAAACAACGCGCAAACTCCGCGAGATGGTCGAAGATCACTTCGTTATTCTCAAAGTAGGCCCCGCCCTCACTTTCGCTTTTCGGGAAGCAGTTTTCGCCCTCGAGGCGATCGAAAAGGAGTGGGTCGGCAGACGGAAAGGGGAAACACTTTCTGACCTTGCTAACACAGTGACCCACGTAATGCTCGAGAACCCGAAACATTGGGAAAAATACTATCGTCGGGACGAAGAATTCCAACGCTTGTCGTTGACCTATAGCTACAGCGATCGCATCCGCTACTACTGGTCCCATCCTGACGTCCAGAGATCGCTTCGGATCCTGATGGATAATCTGACCACGCATCCGGCCCCGCTAAACCTCATAAGCTATTTCTTGCCGAACCAATACAGAGCTATTCGCGAGGGAGTGATTTCCAACAACCCGCGCGATATCATCCATCACAAGATCAGAGAGGTTCTGGAGCGCTACAGCGAGGCTACGCGGACCGCTACGGTGTACTGCACCTGA